From one Anoplolepis gracilipes chromosome 8, ASM4749672v1, whole genome shotgun sequence genomic stretch:
- the LOC140668782 gene encoding uncharacterized protein: MQRIALFIFVLAAIVIAAKGDNIRAATNFETDEQTKACVSEAETTIEELEIATQKLEEINFNEEIDEETKESIRKYARFGACFLTKKNMMKDSKLVLDKILEFFENKPEKVSKEVITECVNALNESDKLAPEEMVLGLKMCIIREKIISNR, translated from the exons ATGCAGAGAATCGCGCTCTTCATTTTCGTTCTTGCCGCTATT gtAATTGCGGCTAAAGGAGACAACATACGAGCAGCAACAAATTTCGAAACTGATGAACAGACAAAAGCATGTGTTAGTGAAGCTGAGACAACGATAG AGGAGTTGGAAATTGCGACCCAAAAGTTAgaagaaatcaattttaatgaagaGATCGATGAAGAAACTAAAGAATCTATTCGGAAATATGCTCGTTTCGGAGCATGCTTTTTGACGAAGAAAAATATG ATGAAAGATTCGAAGCtagttttagataaaatactAGAATTCTTCGAAAATAAGCCAGAAAAAGTAAGCAAGGAAGTTATAACGGAATGTGTGAATGCAC tGAACGAAAGTGATAAACTGGCTCCAGAAGAAATGGTGTTGGGATTAAAGATGTGCATAATTCGTGAGAAGATCATAAgcaacagataa